From Paraburkholderia sabiae, a single genomic window includes:
- the nagA gene encoding N-acetylglucosamine-6-phosphate deacetylase produces the protein MLTGNILTPEGWIHGTIEFENGRVSAIKGDAVDPSTNDAPYILPGFIDLHVHGGGGADVMEAGNAIEAITRTHARFGTTSLLATTMTAPRDELMAVVAGLGDVAKNRVPGGARVLGVHLEGPYINPGKLGAQPDAAVSAVLDEVLKYLSIAPIRVVTIAPEISGHMDIISEINARGVRVQLGHSLGTYDDAVAAMKHGARSFTHLFNAMSPLHHRNPGMVGAALAHAEYAEIIPDLLHVHPGAIRAAMRAIPRLYVVTDSTSATGMPDGEYRLGSQHVTKCLGGVRLADGTLAGSTLTMDQALRNLVSLGLPVADVSNRMSRYAADYLGIEDRGRLARGAWADVVVFDRELALTATYVEGESIVEYA, from the coding sequence ATGCTGACCGGAAACATACTCACTCCCGAAGGCTGGATCCACGGCACGATCGAATTCGAAAACGGCCGCGTCTCGGCGATCAAGGGCGACGCCGTCGATCCGTCGACGAACGATGCGCCCTACATCCTGCCAGGCTTCATCGATCTGCACGTGCACGGCGGCGGTGGTGCCGACGTGATGGAAGCGGGCAACGCGATCGAAGCGATCACGCGCACGCACGCGCGCTTCGGCACGACGAGCCTGCTCGCCACCACGATGACGGCACCGCGCGACGAACTGATGGCCGTCGTCGCGGGCCTCGGCGACGTCGCGAAGAACCGCGTGCCGGGCGGCGCGCGTGTGCTCGGCGTACACCTCGAAGGCCCGTACATCAATCCCGGCAAGCTCGGCGCGCAGCCTGACGCGGCTGTGTCGGCGGTGCTCGACGAAGTGCTGAAGTATCTGTCGATTGCGCCGATCCGCGTCGTCACGATCGCGCCGGAAATCTCCGGCCACATGGACATCATTTCCGAGATCAACGCGCGCGGCGTGCGCGTGCAGCTCGGCCACTCGCTCGGCACGTACGACGACGCCGTCGCCGCGATGAAACACGGCGCGCGCAGCTTCACGCACCTGTTCAACGCGATGTCGCCGCTGCATCACCGCAATCCGGGGATGGTCGGCGCGGCGCTCGCGCACGCCGAATACGCGGAAATCATTCCCGACCTGCTGCACGTGCATCCGGGCGCGATCCGCGCCGCGATGCGCGCGATCCCGCGTCTCTACGTGGTGACGGACAGCACGTCGGCGACGGGCATGCCGGACGGCGAATACCGCCTCGGCAGCCAGCACGTGACGAAGTGCCTCGGCGGCGTGCGCCTTGCCGACGGCACGCTTGCAGGCAGCACGCTGACGATGGATCAGGCGCTGCGCAATCTCGTATCGCTCGGCCTGCCGGTGGCCGATGTTTCAAACCGTATGTCCCGCTATGCCGCCGACTACCTCGGCATCGAAGACCGTGGCCGCCTTGCACGCGGCGCGTGGGCCGATGTCGTCGTGTTCGACCGTGAACTGGCGCTGACGGCGACTTACGTCGAAGGAGAATCGATTGTCGAATATGCTTAA
- a CDS encoding SIS domain-containing protein — protein sequence MLKEALASADVVAAQLNDTSRVEALAARLAQEPRHVALTVARGSSDHAASYFASLTMSRVGLPVASLPMSVATLQQAPLKVQNQLALGFSQSGKSPDLVGTMQALREAGALTVAAVNVPGSPLENACEFYLPLVAGPELSVAATKSYIAMLSVSAQLVAHWQQDDALLGALKSLPDALARAGTLDWSKAVDELRDVERMIVIGRGLGLAIAQEAALKLKETSGIQAEAFSSAEVRHGPMELIDRDYPLLVFTPRGPEQAGLLQLARDMQARGARVLLAAPDDVPEATLPLASTAHAALDPIAAILSFYVMAAGLAAARGRNPDAPRHLMKVTETH from the coding sequence ATGCTTAAAGAGGCGCTGGCGTCCGCCGATGTGGTCGCCGCGCAACTCAACGATACGTCGCGCGTCGAAGCGCTCGCGGCCCGGCTCGCACAAGAGCCGCGTCATGTCGCGCTCACAGTCGCGCGCGGCAGCTCGGATCACGCGGCGAGTTATTTCGCATCGCTGACGATGAGCCGCGTCGGCCTGCCCGTCGCGTCGCTGCCGATGTCCGTCGCCACGCTGCAGCAGGCGCCGCTCAAAGTGCAGAACCAGCTTGCGCTCGGTTTCTCGCAATCGGGCAAGAGCCCGGATCTGGTCGGCACGATGCAGGCGCTGCGCGAAGCGGGCGCGCTGACCGTGGCCGCCGTCAACGTGCCCGGCTCGCCGCTCGAAAACGCATGCGAGTTTTACTTGCCGCTCGTCGCCGGTCCTGAGCTGAGCGTCGCGGCGACGAAGAGCTATATCGCGATGCTGTCGGTGTCCGCGCAACTCGTCGCGCACTGGCAACAGGACGACGCGCTGCTCGGTGCACTCAAGTCGCTGCCCGATGCGCTCGCGCGCGCAGGTACGCTCGACTGGTCGAAGGCTGTGGACGAATTGCGCGACGTCGAACGCATGATCGTGATCGGCCGTGGTCTCGGTCTCGCGATCGCACAGGAAGCCGCGCTGAAGCTGAAGGAAACGTCGGGCATTCAGGCCGAAGCGTTTTCGAGCGCCGAAGTGCGTCATGGTCCGATGGAACTGATCGATCGCGACTATCCGCTGCTCGTGTTCACACCGCGCGGCCCCGAACAGGCCGGTCTGCTGCAACTCGCGCGCGATATGCAGGCGCGCGGCGCACGCGTGCTGCTCGCCGCACCGGACGACGTGCCCGAAGCCACCTTGCCGCTGGCATCGACGGCGCATGCTGCGCTCGATCCGATTGCCGCAATCCTTTCTTTCTACGTGATGGCAGCCGGCCTCGCCGCCGCTCGCGGACGCAATCCTGATGCGCCGCGCCATCTGATGAAAGTCACCGAAACTCACTGA
- the ptsP gene encoding phosphoenolpyruvate--protein phosphotransferase, which translates to MRRVEESRLKSHSEGHIVLLAPMTGPVVPLANVPDPVFSGGMFGDGIGIDPLEGKLVAPCDGVVMHLARTGHAVTITTEEGAEILLHIGIDTVELNGRGFAPMIEQGATVRSGDVLIEFDQDVVARNAPSLVSVIAIANSDAFEIVERADHGVLKAGQSPLLTLRVKDGAAVAASREASSVSEEARQTIVLDHAGGLHARPAARAREAARGLDARVEVRFDGKKAAIESVVGLLGLGAGQGATVEIVGIGAQAQAAVDAVVRELTREAHGEAEEKPARQMSPAPVTAVRPQGAESLAPNTLAGVCAAPGIAVGKLVRWDDADIDPPETTGNTPAAESRQLDKALAAVDAELNTTVRDASQRGAHGEAGIFAVHRVLLEDPTLIDAARDLISLGKSAGFAWRETIRTQIGVLSKVDDALLAERAADLRDIEKRVLRALGYSNAAARSLPDEAVLSADEFTPSDLSSLDRKRVTALVMARGGATSHAAIIARQAGIPALVAMGDALHTIADGTQVVVDATAGRLEYAPSALDVERARNERERLAGEREANRRTSKQAAATRDGRAIEVAANIATLDDATTAVDNGADAVGLLRTELLFIHRQAAPTVDEHRESYQSIVEALQGRTAIIRTLDVGADKEVDYLTLPPEPNPALGLRGIRLAQVRPDLLEDQLRGLLAVQPVGKVRILLPMVTDAGELVRLRKRIDELAVELGRTEKIEVGVMIEVPSAALLADQLSKHADFLSIGTNDLTQYTLAMDRCQPDLAAQADGMHPAVLRLVSAAVQGAEKHGKWVGVCGALAGDPLAVPLLVGLGVTELSVDPVSVPGIKARVRNLDYQLCRQRAQDALALESAQAVRALSREIWPQD; encoded by the coding sequence ATGCGACGTGTCGAGGAGTCCCGTTTGAAGAGCCATTCCGAAGGCCATATTGTTTTGCTCGCGCCGATGACGGGTCCCGTCGTCCCGCTCGCGAACGTGCCCGACCCGGTGTTTTCGGGCGGCATGTTCGGCGACGGCATCGGCATCGATCCGCTGGAAGGCAAGCTCGTTGCGCCGTGCGACGGCGTCGTGATGCATCTGGCGCGCACCGGCCACGCCGTCACGATCACGACGGAAGAAGGCGCCGAAATCCTGCTGCATATCGGTATCGACACGGTCGAGCTGAACGGCCGAGGCTTCGCGCCGATGATCGAGCAGGGCGCAACCGTGCGGTCGGGCGATGTGCTGATCGAGTTCGATCAGGACGTGGTCGCGCGCAACGCACCGAGCCTGGTTTCCGTGATCGCGATTGCGAACTCCGATGCATTCGAGATCGTCGAGCGCGCCGACCACGGCGTGCTCAAGGCAGGCCAGTCGCCGCTCCTGACGCTGCGCGTGAAAGATGGCGCGGCAGTGGCGGCGTCGCGCGAAGCGTCGAGCGTCAGCGAGGAAGCGCGCCAGACCATCGTGCTCGACCATGCGGGCGGGCTGCATGCGCGTCCCGCGGCGCGTGCGCGTGAAGCCGCGCGCGGTCTGGATGCGCGTGTCGAAGTGCGTTTCGACGGCAAGAAGGCGGCGATCGAAAGCGTCGTCGGTTTGCTGGGACTGGGCGCGGGACAGGGCGCAACGGTCGAGATCGTCGGTATCGGCGCGCAGGCGCAAGCGGCCGTCGATGCCGTGGTGCGCGAACTGACGCGCGAAGCGCACGGCGAAGCGGAAGAGAAGCCCGCGCGCCAGATGTCGCCCGCGCCCGTCACGGCTGTGCGTCCGCAAGGCGCCGAGAGCCTCGCGCCGAACACGCTCGCGGGTGTGTGCGCGGCGCCCGGCATCGCTGTCGGCAAGCTCGTGCGCTGGGACGACGCGGACATCGATCCGCCCGAGACGACGGGCAACACGCCCGCTGCCGAAAGCCGTCAGCTCGACAAGGCGCTCGCTGCCGTCGACGCCGAACTGAACACGACCGTGCGCGACGCATCGCAGCGCGGCGCGCATGGCGAAGCGGGCATTTTCGCCGTGCATCGCGTGCTGCTCGAAGACCCGACGCTGATCGACGCCGCTCGCGATCTCATCAGCCTCGGCAAGAGCGCGGGCTTCGCGTGGCGCGAAACGATCCGCACGCAGATCGGCGTGCTGTCGAAAGTCGATGACGCGCTGCTCGCCGAACGTGCCGCCGACTTGCGCGACATCGAAAAGCGCGTGCTGCGCGCGCTCGGTTATTCGAACGCGGCGGCTCGCTCGCTGCCCGATGAAGCCGTGCTGAGCGCCGACGAGTTCACGCCGTCCGATTTGTCGTCGCTGGATCGCAAGCGCGTCACCGCGCTCGTGATGGCGCGCGGCGGCGCAACCTCGCACGCGGCGATCATCGCGCGGCAGGCGGGCATTCCGGCACTGGTCGCGATGGGCGATGCGTTGCACACGATCGCGGACGGCACGCAGGTCGTCGTCGATGCGACGGCGGGCCGTCTCGAATATGCGCCGAGCGCGCTCGACGTCGAACGTGCGCGCAACGAGCGTGAGCGTCTGGCGGGCGAGCGTGAAGCGAACCGCCGCACGTCGAAGCAAGCCGCCGCGACCCGCGACGGCCGCGCAATCGAAGTCGCCGCCAACATCGCGACGCTCGACGACGCAACGACTGCAGTGGACAACGGCGCGGACGCCGTCGGCCTGCTGCGCACCGAGCTGCTGTTCATCCACCGTCAGGCGGCGCCGACCGTCGACGAGCATCGCGAGAGCTATCAGTCGATCGTCGAGGCGCTGCAAGGACGCACGGCGATCATCCGTACGCTCGATGTCGGCGCGGACAAGGAAGTCGATTATCTGACGCTGCCGCCCGAACCGAATCCGGCGCTGGGTCTGCGCGGCATCCGTCTCGCGCAGGTGCGCCCGGATCTGCTCGAAGACCAGTTGCGCGGCCTGCTCGCGGTGCAGCCGGTCGGCAAGGTGCGCATCCTGTTGCCGATGGTGACGGACGCGGGCGAACTCGTGCGTCTGCGCAAGCGGATCGACGAACTCGCCGTCGAGCTTGGGCGCACGGAAAAGATCGAAGTCGGCGTGATGATCGAAGTGCCGTCGGCGGCGCTGCTCGCCGATCAACTCTCGAAGCACGCGGATTTCCTGTCGATCGGCACCAACGATCTCACGCAATACACGCTCGCGATGGACCGCTGCCAGCCCGATCTCGCGGCACAGGCTGACGGCATGCATCCGGCCGTGCTGCGTCTGGTGTCGGCGGCTGTGCAGGGTGCCGAAAAGCACGGCAAGTGGGTCGGCGTGTGCGGCGCGCTCGCCGGCGATCCGCTCGCGGTGCCGCTGCTCGTTGGCCTCGGAGTGACCGAGCTATCGGTCGACCCTGTATCCGTGCCGGGCATCAAGGCGCGCGTTCGCAATCTCGATTATCAGCTGTGCCGTCAGCGCGCCCAGGACGCTCTGGCGCTCGAATCGGCACAAGCGGTAAGAGCCCTGAGCCGCGAAATCTGGCCGCAAGACTGA
- the nagE gene encoding N-acetylglucosamine-specific PTS transporter subunit IIBC — protein MDGNPFLKIQRLGRALMLPIAVLPVAGLLLRLGQPDVFNIKMIADAGGAIFDNLPLLFAIGVAVGFAKDNNGVAALAGAIGYLVEVAVMKDINDKLNMGVLSGIIAGIVAGMLYNKYKDIKLPDYLAFFGGKRFVPIVTGVACLVLGIVFGYVWAPIQGAIDSAGHWLTTAGAIGAFVFGLLNRLLLVTGLHHILNSLAWFVFGSFTPPGGAAVTGDLHRFFAGDPTAGTFMTGFFPIMMFGLPAACLAMFHEAPKEKRALVGGLLFSMALTSFLTGVTEPIEFSFMFLAPVLYAIHAVLTGLSLAICSALGIKLGFTFSAGAIDYVLNYGLSTKGWEAIPIGIAYGVVYYGLFRFFIRKFNMATPGREAETPEAAVESYTSGGYVAPVEGATAAAGTRAQRYIAALGGAANLSVVDACTTRLRLSVVDAEKVSENELKSIGARGVLKRGGGAVQVIIGPEADIIADEIRSTIASGGAAAVAPAHAPVKAAVATPVAATAAGNGPLDPDPLRWLAVFGGATNVVSLEAVAATRLRIVVRDPSAIDRQRLDTLSVAWVATDTFHIVVGEAAQRYAQQLSTRLTATA, from the coding sequence ATGGATGGAAATCCGTTTCTGAAGATTCAGCGCCTTGGCCGCGCACTGATGCTGCCAATTGCGGTTCTGCCCGTCGCCGGTTTGCTGCTGCGCCTCGGTCAGCCCGATGTGTTCAACATCAAGATGATCGCCGACGCGGGCGGCGCGATCTTCGACAACCTGCCGCTTCTGTTCGCGATCGGCGTCGCCGTCGGCTTCGCGAAGGACAATAACGGCGTGGCGGCGCTGGCGGGCGCGATCGGCTATCTGGTCGAAGTGGCCGTCATGAAGGACATCAACGACAAGCTCAACATGGGCGTGTTGTCGGGGATCATCGCCGGTATCGTCGCGGGGATGCTGTACAACAAGTACAAGGACATCAAGCTGCCGGACTACCTCGCGTTCTTCGGAGGCAAGCGCTTCGTGCCGATTGTCACGGGGGTCGCGTGTCTGGTGCTCGGCATCGTGTTCGGCTACGTGTGGGCGCCGATTCAAGGCGCCATCGACTCCGCCGGCCACTGGCTGACGACGGCAGGCGCAATCGGCGCATTCGTGTTCGGTCTGCTGAACCGTCTGTTGCTGGTCACGGGTCTGCATCACATCCTGAACTCGCTCGCGTGGTTCGTGTTCGGCAGCTTCACGCCGCCGGGCGGCGCAGCCGTGACGGGCGACCTGCATCGCTTCTTCGCAGGCGATCCGACGGCGGGCACGTTCATGACGGGCTTCTTCCCGATCATGATGTTCGGTCTGCCCGCCGCGTGTCTCGCGATGTTCCACGAAGCGCCGAAGGAGAAGCGCGCGCTGGTCGGCGGCCTGCTGTTCTCGATGGCGCTGACGTCGTTCCTGACGGGCGTGACGGAGCCGATCGAATTCAGCTTCATGTTCCTCGCGCCGGTGCTGTACGCGATCCACGCGGTGCTGACGGGCCTGTCGCTCGCGATCTGCTCGGCGCTCGGCATCAAGCTCGGCTTCACGTTCTCGGCGGGCGCGATCGACTACGTGCTGAACTACGGCCTGTCGACGAAGGGCTGGGAAGCGATTCCGATCGGTATCGCGTATGGCGTCGTGTACTACGGCCTGTTCCGCTTCTTCATCCGCAAGTTCAACATGGCGACGCCGGGCCGCGAGGCCGAGACGCCGGAAGCGGCTGTCGAGTCGTACACGTCGGGCGGTTATGTGGCGCCTGTCGAAGGCGCGACGGCAGCGGCTGGCACGCGCGCGCAGCGTTACATCGCGGCGCTTGGCGGTGCGGCAAATCTGTCGGTGGTCGACGCTTGCACGACGCGTCTGCGTCTGTCGGTGGTCGATGCAGAGAAGGTGTCGGAGAACGAACTGAAGTCGATCGGCGCGCGCGGTGTGCTGAAGCGCGGCGGCGGCGCGGTGCAGGTCATCATCGGACCGGAAGCGGACATCATCGCCGATGAAATCCGCTCGACGATTGCAAGTGGCGGCGCGGCTGCTGTGGCTCCTGCTCATGCTCCTGTGAAGGCAGCGGTTGCAACGCCGGTCGCTGCGACGGCTGCTGGCAACGGCCCGCTCGATCCGGATCCGCTGCGCTGGCTCGCCGTGTTCGGCGGCGCGACGAACGTCGTGTCGCTGGAAGCCGTGGCGGCGACGCGCCTGCGTATCGTCGTGCGCGATCCTTCGGCTATCGATCGCCAGCGTCTCGACACGCTGAGCGTCGCGTGGGTGGCGACGGATACGTTCCACATCGTCGTCGGCGAGGCGGCGCAGCGTTACGCGCAGCAGCTGTCGACGCGTCTGACGGCAACGGCCTGA
- the cydX gene encoding cytochrome bd-I oxidase subunit CydX yields the protein MWYFSWILGIGLALALGIINVMWLEATNAVDADANRDER from the coding sequence ATGTGGTACTTCAGCTGGATTCTCGGCATCGGACTCGCGCTTGCGCTCGGCATCATCAACGTGATGTGGCTCGAAGCGACCAACGCCGTCGATGCGGACGCGAACCGCGACGAACGCTGA
- the cydB gene encoding cytochrome d ubiquinol oxidase subunit II translates to MDYPTLKLIWWVLIGVLLIGFALTDGFDMGAAILLPFIGKTDAERRIVVNTVGATWEGNQVWLITAGGAMFAAWPLVYAASFSGFYFAMLLVLFSLFFRPVGFDYRGKRDDPRWRTAWDWALFIGGFVPALVFGVAFGNLLQGVPFAFDQDLRVTYHGSFFALLNPFALLCGVVSASMLAAHGAAFVKMKADGIVARRASIALRVASLIAVGLFLIAGVLVSTLIGGYQISEPAPLDTVANPLLKNVIGAPGLWLTNYAMYPWMIAAPIAGVVGGVLALVLANSRFERTAFLSTSLMVIGVILTAGFSMFPFIMPSSLDGRSSLTVWDSTSSQMTLQIMLIAVIIFLPLILIYTSWVYRVMRGKVTADAIEQNHHTMY, encoded by the coding sequence ATGGATTACCCAACGCTCAAACTGATCTGGTGGGTGCTCATCGGTGTGCTGCTGATCGGCTTCGCGCTCACCGACGGCTTCGACATGGGCGCAGCGATCCTGCTCCCGTTCATCGGCAAGACGGACGCCGAGCGGCGCATCGTCGTGAATACGGTCGGCGCAACCTGGGAAGGCAATCAGGTCTGGCTCATCACGGCGGGCGGCGCGATGTTCGCCGCGTGGCCGCTCGTCTATGCCGCGTCGTTCTCGGGCTTCTACTTCGCGATGCTGCTGGTGCTGTTCTCGCTGTTCTTCCGCCCCGTCGGCTTCGACTATCGCGGCAAGCGCGACGATCCGCGCTGGCGAACCGCGTGGGACTGGGCGCTGTTCATAGGCGGATTCGTGCCGGCGCTGGTGTTCGGCGTCGCGTTCGGCAACCTGCTGCAAGGCGTGCCGTTTGCGTTCGATCAGGATCTGCGCGTCACCTATCACGGCAGCTTCTTCGCGCTGCTCAATCCCTTCGCGCTGCTGTGCGGCGTGGTGAGCGCGTCGATGCTGGCCGCGCACGGTGCCGCGTTCGTGAAGATGAAAGCGGACGGCATCGTCGCGCGGCGTGCGTCGATTGCACTGCGCGTCGCGTCGCTCATCGCGGTCGGGCTGTTTCTGATCGCGGGTGTGCTGGTGTCGACGTTGATCGGCGGCTATCAGATCAGCGAGCCTGCGCCGCTCGATACCGTCGCCAATCCGCTGCTGAAGAACGTGATCGGCGCGCCCGGCCTGTGGCTCACGAACTACGCGATGTATCCGTGGATGATCGCCGCGCCCATCGCAGGCGTGGTGGGCGGCGTGCTCGCACTCGTGCTGGCGAACTCGCGCTTCGAGCGCACCGCGTTCCTGTCGACCTCGCTGATGGTGATCGGCGTGATCCTGACGGCGGGCTTCTCGATGTTTCCGTTCATCATGCCGTCGTCGCTCGACGGACGCAGCAGCCTCACCGTCTGGGATTCGACGTCGAGCCAGATGACGCTGCAGATCATGCTGATCGCCGTGATCATTTTTCTGCCGCTCATCCTGATCTACACGAGCTGGGTGTATCGCGTGATGCGCGGCAAGGTCACCGCCGATGCGATCGAACAGAACCATCACACGATGTACTGA